A single genomic interval of Flavobacterium sp. N2820 harbors:
- a CDS encoding NAD(P)/FAD-dependent oxidoreductase, translated as MPREFQFQVSPEVAANESLLAQHVAKLFQVSPKEIQKVVVLKRSIDARQKAIKMNIKANVYLIGEDYVASKIELPDYPNVANKQEVIVVGAGPAGLFAALQLIELGLKPIVLERGKDVRGRRRDLKAINVDGIVNEDSNYCFGEGGAGTYSDGKLYTRSKKRGDVDRILELLVGFGATPDILVEAHPHIGTNKLPQIIQDIREKILACGGQVLFETRVTDFVVKNNEMQGVVIQNGDIISANKVILATGHSARDIFELLHKKNILIEAKPFALGVRAEHPQELIDQIQYSCDFRGDYLPPAPYSIVKQVNGRGMYSFCMCPGGVIAPCATAPGEVVTNGWSPSKRDQATANSGIVVELKLEDFKPYEKFGPLAGMEFQKAIEQKAWYLAGQTQKVPAQRMVDFTQNKISAAIPKTSYVPGTTSVEMGQVFPGFLAQIMREGFVQFGKSMKGYMTNEAILHAPESRTSSPVRIPRDNFSLEHIQIKGLYPCGEGAGFAGGIISAAIDGEKCALKIAESLQVV; from the coding sequence ATGCCACGCGAATTTCAATTTCAAGTTTCACCAGAAGTAGCTGCAAACGAAAGTTTGTTAGCCCAACATGTTGCTAAGTTATTTCAGGTCAGTCCAAAAGAAATTCAAAAAGTGGTGGTTTTAAAACGTTCTATCGATGCGCGTCAAAAAGCTATAAAAATGAACATTAAAGCAAATGTTTATTTGATTGGCGAAGACTATGTTGCTTCTAAAATCGAATTACCCGATTATCCAAATGTAGCTAACAAACAAGAAGTAATTGTTGTTGGTGCAGGCCCAGCTGGATTATTTGCTGCTTTGCAACTAATCGAACTAGGTTTGAAGCCCATCGTTTTAGAACGAGGAAAAGATGTGCGTGGTCGTCGTCGCGATTTAAAAGCAATTAATGTAGATGGAATTGTAAATGAAGATTCTAATTATTGTTTTGGTGAAGGTGGTGCTGGAACTTATTCCGATGGAAAGTTATATACGCGTTCTAAAAAACGTGGCGATGTGGATCGAATTTTAGAACTTTTAGTAGGTTTTGGAGCCACACCTGATATTTTGGTAGAAGCGCATCCACACATTGGAACCAATAAATTACCACAGATAATTCAAGACATCAGAGAAAAAATCCTCGCTTGTGGCGGTCAAGTACTATTTGAAACTCGAGTAACTGATTTTGTAGTAAAAAATAACGAAATGCAAGGTGTTGTTATTCAAAATGGGGATATTATTTCAGCAAATAAAGTCATTTTAGCTACCGGACATTCGGCTCGTGATATTTTCGAGTTACTGCATAAAAAAAATATTCTTATCGAGGCCAAACCTTTCGCTTTAGGCGTTCGAGCAGAACATCCACAGGAATTAATTGACCAAATTCAATATTCGTGCGATTTTAGAGGTGATTATTTGCCTCCAGCACCCTATTCAATTGTAAAACAAGTCAATGGTCGTGGAATGTATTCGTTTTGTATGTGTCCTGGAGGTGTAATTGCGCCTTGTGCTACTGCTCCGGGCGAAGTAGTTACGAATGGTTGGTCGCCTTCAAAACGTGATCAAGCGACGGCAAATTCTGGAATTGTAGTCGAATTAAAATTGGAGGATTTTAAACCGTATGAAAAATTTGGCCCGTTAGCCGGAATGGAATTTCAAAAAGCTATTGAACAAAAAGCATGGTATTTAGCTGGACAAACTCAAAAAGTTCCAGCACAACGCATGGTTGATTTTACGCAAAATAAAATTTCGGCGGCTATTCCAAAAACATCGTATGTTCCCGGAACTACTTCGGTGGAAATGGGACAAGTTTTTCCTGGATTTTTAGCTCAAATTATGCGAGAAGGTTTTGTTCAATTTGGAAAATCAATGAAAGGCTACATGACTAATGAAGCTATTTTACACGCTCCAGAAAGTAGAACGTCATCACCCGTGCGCATTCCCAGAGATAATTTTTCATTGGAACACATTCAAATTAAAGGATTGTATCCTTGCGGTGAAGGAGCTGGTTTTGCTGGAGGCATTATTTCTGCAGCAATAGATGGTGAGAAATGTGCCTTAAAAATTGCTGAAAGTTTACAAGTTGTTTAA